Part of the Carassius auratus strain Wakin linkage group LG28B, ASM336829v1, whole genome shotgun sequence genome, tttttttagaacATGATCCAATTTTTACTTTACTAAACCTTAACAAGTTTGGAAGTTTTCTTTCAAAAGCCTCTTTTTGCACATCAGTATATGTCATTCTCTCtgtgcaatgcatatttttcagtCTTTGGCTGGAATGATGTTCATGTTATTTGAAATTCAGAAGACTTCAGTGTTCAGGTTTTACTATAATTTGAATATAACATGCAGATTTGTTACACTGATCTTACACATTGTTCAAATGTGCACATTAATttatcataattaaaaaatgtaactatTAAAGTCTTAGGGggtattttaagtaaatatagtAGTCTAAAGAATTTCAATAACAATTCATGATGGTTGTTAAGTCTAAAGTAAAAGTTAGTAAACCCTGTGTTTCTTTGTTTATAAGTCAGGGATGACTAAACCTGGTCCTGGATTGGAGCTGAACTCTACAGGGAtgtagatctccaggaacagggtaAGGCACCCCTGTTAGAATGGCACCACAAGCAGTTTTCTAAAAGAAACGTGTTTGTAGTAACTGGATAATTAAGCATAAAAAAGATCATGATCTACTATATGAAAAGATTGCCTTAAATCACATACAAATATAAAAGTTCATCATGCTGTTCCTGAGATAGCGTTCactattttttaattgtgtgcTCGGTCTACGAGACAGGCCTATGCGCTGAAGTGGATCCTGTTGTTCAAATGGTGGATATGGATAAATACATGACAGgcatgtggagtgttgcccagaacatagcCATACTCCCAACACtaactatataataaatacattgtaataaatatacttgacAAAATTGGTCCTGATTCAAGTAACCGAGAGGTTAGTCAGTCTGATATAATCTGCTGTATAATCAAATAATCTGACAGGCAGAGACATCACATTGCAGAAGATCTCAATTCATTCCTCAGCTCCTCCATCAGCCTTCAAAGCATGCAAGTCATCACCACATGGTACATTTTATCAcagagaaaaatgtaaataccatGAGATGGAGCCTCAAAATATCTTCCTGTTGAAAAACAAAGACTCTTTTAGTCTGGAAAAGAGAAGGTTCATCAGGATCAGctgtaaaaggaaaaaaaggtaattgtcaCGTTTTATTTCACAATCTCAGATTTTTTATTGATCAGAGTACAGTTCCACAGCTGTGGAAAACTATTCTTATTTAACGCTCAGAGAGAGATTGAGTACTCATTGTCTATTATCGTACTTACTGTGTTTATCCACTTACACGTTAAAAATAATTAAGGTGTTTAAACCAGACGAGGTTAAGAACGAATTCATGTGCATGTGTCAACCTAAATAAAGTAGAAGTCACaataaatttctttaaaacttttagcaaatatattcatgataagaatttttttttttcacttatattAAGTTATAAGGTGTGAGTTATATTAatgaactacatgtacttactatttgATCAGGATTAGGATTAGGTTTAGGattacttacattttattatgaataattagcatgtgtaacaaggacaactACAAATAAGGTGTTACCGAAAAAGATCACTTTGACTTTCTGATATGTCGTTTCACTAACCTCCGGCTGATTAAAGAACAGCAGAAAACTTTCATTTggacttcaggagcttgacagaaacACTCAGGTTTGACCTCACTGCTTcatatgatgcattttaaaattgttttcaatTGTTCATTGACTGGATATGTTATAATAAGACAGAAAAAATCAGGAAATACTAAATTTGTCATGACAGTAGTGATAGAGTAAAACTTGACTGAATATTACTGTGAAGTATTTAATTTAAGTATAATGATATAATACAACTGTATTCAGGAAATATATGCTGTACATGTATTATTGATGGCCTTAAGGTGACATTTAATCTTACTAGTAAAGCTAATGACAGTAAGACATATGTAAATACGTAAAACAATAAGACAAAAAGGGAGTTGCataaaatagctaaaaaaaacaacaacctcaaGACCTGGTTTGCAGCACCATTTCCAGGTGTTATGAAGTACATTATGAAAACACactttgataaaatatttaacatcatATCAACATTTATGGATTCATAAAGATTTGGTGCTCATTGCTTGTCATTGGTAGTCATTGCTAGTTAGGGCAAAACATTAAAGTATttcaagaaaagagagagagagagagaaattattaaatggaatataaacataaatacctAATTAAATTAGTCTTTGGtgtctcattctgttttttcCTATTTAGTTGGAGGCCACACAACACAAATGGAAACTAAAGCATATCTAAACTTGATTTTACTGGGGACGAAAGGTGCTGGAAAGAGTATGTCGGGAAACACAATACTGGGACGAAACGCTTTCCTATTAAAGAGCAGACCTGATAGCACTGTTGAGTCTGGGACTGTTGATGGGTTTCCAGTCAATGTTTATGACACAACAGGATTCTGTGACCCAGAGCTGAGCGAAGATGAGGTTTTTCAGAAATGTGAATCAGGTCACTGTGTGTTTCTGATGGTCATCAAAGCTGATCGTTTCactgaagaagagagaaaaactgTGGAGAAGATGGAGAAGCTGCTGGGAGAAGAACGCCTGAATAAAACCTGGATCCTCTTCACCAGAGGAGACGCACTGGAGGATCAAAACATGACAATACAAGAATTGCTTGATAGAAATAGAGGGTTGAAGACACTTGTTAAGAAATATGATCAGAGATACCATGTGTTCAACAACAACAAGAGGAGAGGAGCAAGTGACCAGGCTCGATTACTGCTGATAAACATTCTCCAGAGATCTTTGGGGTTAAGCGGTGAGGGTTTTAAAAGATCATATGGTCCTAATGAAAAGTTTTTGGTAACAAACTGTGGTAGTAAAGTTGTGTCAAAGtctattacaaattatttattaggTATTAATTCACTACTTGCAACTTTTTTGCTGATTGACATCTCATTTCATCACTCTTGAAGACGTATAACATTGTCAGGCTTTTATTTGTGCCTAAAGACTAAATTAATGGATCTGCATACTGTTTTTTACACTCCTGATGCTGTGAAATTCAACTCTTTTCCTGAAACAATCAGAGAAAACCATCAAagttttaaagggatcatatgatgctaaaaagaacattatttggtgtaattggTATAATGCAATGCATTCGTgcggtttaaggtttaaaaagcACATTcgtttccacataatgtacattattacttctcctctatgccccgcctttctgaaactaatttttttaaactttatgatttttacaaagctcatcattctgaaaagtgaggtgtgctctgattggccagctatccagtgtgttgtgattggctgaataccaaCAAAAATGTTGACATGctcccttaacatattgtgatgctgtgtgtccctgacaagacgagacaaaaccaataaactCATTGCAAACTAGGCATCTGTTGCTTCCAGTGGGGACTTAagtactgattataatgacttgtactgtctttttatgtgttgAGTTCTGTGTAAACAAAACCATTTCTGCATTTTTGATCTgagaaataacaaacaacaagctctacactgctcaaaactcacatttgaatcatcagtggcaaatcctttaaaaatgtaaatgtacttacaggctgtgagtcagaagcaccagactgtccttggaAAGTTGGAAATGGCCCACTTTacagaaacagcctttgtgccacagacACATTGtaccaggatcaggaaacagtcctctgtAAAGTGGCCAGCacatatctgaatatttgggtttaaCTATtcagaacagtgttgtaaatacacctTAACCACTGAtgtctagttgtgtcctcttttgggagaacaaacaaagtagtttcacaaCTAAACAGCATCTTCACAACATGGCAGCGGCGGCAACAGAGAGAGTAAAAGttgtgccttctttctttgcgtgaacatttgggctgtGTTATGTAAAACTTCCCCAtcatgacgtagacatgtggggtgcGTTAGAACAAGCAGTTTTTAGGAGAGTGTGTCTGACTGTTCAATCTGAGACTTTAGTCTCTgtaacttcacagatcttcttcatgcacaataagcttgtaacactccaaagagagaggaaaaattacaattacatcatatgatccctttacaAGGCTTTATTTCTCAATCTCTACACACAcgcataaataaaaaagtaaacattaaaatTTACAGCAAACACTAACCCATGACATAGCCATCACAAAGAAGACACAATCTTCTGATTTCAAGCAGTGAAACATCAGTCCTTTCAGATGTGATCTGTGTGTGCTGGTGGTTTAATGCTGGTTGATCTATGCATCTCACTAAGACACGTTTCCTCAGGATCTTCCTAGAGGAGTGCCCTGTGTGTAACATGATGAGCATCTAAACTCTCACTTACATCTGTTTTGTGTTTGATACAGCATTAGAAGGAGGGAGACTGACCAGAGTGATTCCTGACAGAGCAAACAGAGCAGATGCTGAACAGACTCCTGCTGTCTGTCTCGAGTCCAGGAGGATTGTTCTTCTGGGTCAAACTGGAGTTGGGAAAAGTGCAGCTGGAAACACAATACTGGGACAGAAAGTGTTCAGATCTGCATTGAGAATGAAAGCAGTAACCACTGAATGTTCAGAAGCACACGCCACTGTTTCAGGCAGATCTGTGTCTGTAGTTGATACTCCTGGATTCTTTGATACAGAGATGAGGCCTGGAAATTTAGGGATGGAAATAGGGAGAAGTGTTTATTTATCCAGTCCTGGACCTCATGCTTTTCTCATTGCGTTTGCTGTGAATATGAGGATCACTGAGCAGGAGCAGCAGATTCCTCAGCAGATTGAGATGATGTTTGGTGAAGAAGTGTTAAAATACTCCATCATTGTCTTCACTCGTGGAGATCTGCTGGAAGAAGAGCCCCTCGAGACACTCATTGAGGAGAACTGTAGATTAAGACATCTACTTCAGCAGTGTGGAGGCAGATATCACGTCTTCAACAACAGAGATCTGAATAACAGAGAGCAGGTGGATGATCTTCTGCAGAAGATTGACTCAATGATAGAGCAGAACGGAGGAGAACACTACAGTAATCTGATGTTTGAAGACGCTCAGAGATacagacgagaagaagaagagaggaagCTGAGAGAAGAAGAGGAACACAGTGAAAACACTGAATTTGCACAATTCTTTACCAAGTATGGACATCATTTGCGTATGTCAGCTTTTGCAGTGGGTAGATATGAGCTTCTTGGAGATGTTATTTCAGCATGTGTTGTGGGAGTTTGTCATGACCGTGTTCATGTCCAGACCAACCTGCGTGTGATGCTTCAACAGATCAACCACACATCTGTGCTGTTCTACACTCTTTCACttgtattctttatttattcattcattcattcagttataATAATTCATCATATAATCAGTTTATTATTCCATTcaatcatataataatttataatgatcATTTAATCCATTTATATACTGATTCATACACTCATTAATCATTCAGACATTTACTCAACCATTGCCACATTTCAAAATTGTTACTTTTgctgtatttcatttttatattaatactttaAGTATTACAACATCATTATTGGaaattgtttgtttacatttgaattttttaatttagtgcaatattttgtcattgcagcattttattgttattttcactAGCAACTGCAATTTAATTCACATTGTATACACTGTTATCCCAGTGGTCACTATTGTGACCATCCACATGTTCACTCATCCTATGACCACGCTAAACAAAACTGAATATATTAATACTAGACACCCTAAAGATCACGTGTACCAGAAATCTTCATCATATATTTAGTTTTGGATCTTTGATGCAGTCATCATCTTCTCAAGGTGCAAACAGGAAGTaaactgctctggtcatgtgacaatatcCACTAATCACGTGAAACTGCACATAATTAATTGAGActttttactttttcatatttGCAGGAAGTGCACTAACACATCATTCAGTAAGGGTTATAgagctttataaatgaaaaccttttttaCAGTCACTATTGTGACCGGTGGGGTGAAACGGGTTAATTtttagaaataatacattttttttattcattacattaatttataaatgaataaggttaaaaaaagaacagttttcatttaaaatagaaatcattcattcattatttttgtgcTAGATAAATGATAATGATACTTAttatctacaattttcatagtcatgaaaataaagaaaactctttgaatgagaaggtgtgtccaaacttttggtctgtactgtatatatatatatatatatatatacataaatacagataatataatattctaAGTTTAGAAGTTTTTATGCTTAGTGGACATTTTATTCGGAGTGTAATTTCCATGCATGTAGAGATACCTGTGTGTTTTCAAGTTTGACAGATGCTGACAGATTTATAACATCTACTTAATAATAAACACCCATACTTTTTTagccttttaatttattttatagaaatattttcactcagaaattgctaaacTTCCTTAACTATTTCAAAGAACTAACAATTAACGAAACAAGTGAAATATAGCTGCAAGGAGCAATTGTGGTGCCAAGTACAACCGATCATCAGTCCAAGTGCAACAATGAGCAAGCGATgccaatttaaaatgattttagtcaaaatggaagaaaaataaaGGGTATAAATACAATAACTTACAGAAACAGATAGACTCGTGAAGTGAAACATCAACAGAAGCATGACTGACAGCGAATGTTTAAACACCTGTATACCCTTTTATTTAGAAATACTCAAGTACAGTGAAATGTGGAAACTTTAAGACTTACTTTAAGAACATTTTAAGTAGATATTAGATTAGACATTTGAATAAATCTTGTCTATCGTTAATCTCACAAAAGGACAGACACATTTCTCTTGTAGTAATTGTCCTTCATATGTTTTTATGatctacatttattcatttagtagatGGTCATACTGTACCTGAAGAGACTCTATACAACAATCTCACCTGCATACGTCCACATCTTTGAATATAACgtagttttattttaaagctgTTTTACTGATGTTCATATTCATTAATATACTCATCTCTCAGTCTCAGCTCTGTTTTCTCTGCTGGACATGTTGATATTCTGTTCTTCATCTTGTCTGACTCCTGACATCTGTCTCTTCATCATCATGTCAGACACAACACTGACTGGATACACTGACACTGACTTTGAATTTGAAATATCATTCATTTAGATTAGATTGCTATTAAACATGTAActtttaacattaagattaagTGAACATTGGATAAATAATTTCACGCTGATGCGAATCCCTTTTGTAGCTAACTGATGCCATCTGCTGGTTAAGACTCTAAATGCAGAAAgcgcaacaaaaatatatatatttatgttttacaaaACGAATGCAAgcgtttattttatgtattaacttacTGAACGTTACTTACTTGTCCTAATAACTTGCGTTTGTTTGGGGCACGTCAGTGTTGTTGCTCGTGTTTCTGCACGGACTGTGAAAACTGCAGCACCGCCGGAAGTTCACTCCACGCTTCCACTCGTCCTGCAGTCGATCTTCCGCGAGACGATAACAATACACTGGAGTTATCTACGGATTTAACTATTAAATCGTTTTTACGACACGCGACACCATAATAATGTCCGACAACGAAGACAAGTGAGTTCTGAATGCGTCTGTCACGGTTTTTATAAGATGTTCACTGTCGTTTAAAGTCAGCGAGTGTGTAAACAACACGATGAGTTCATTAGAAACCTGTAAAGAATAaacgatatattttaaattttacaagATACATGTTTATGCGCTTTCATGTCTGGACTGAATGTCGTGAGCTCAAGCCTGTGTCTGGTTTATCTCATGGTCGTGTGTTTTGTTGTTCTCAGTTTTGACGACGGAGATTTCGATGATGTTGAAGATGAAGAGGCTCTGGATGATCTGGAGAACGCGGAAGATGTGAGAACAGTGTTTTCTGACAGGTGCACGTGATTTCACCATATACAGCTGTGTTCCCGGATCAACATCCCATCAACCAATCAATCTCTTCAGGGAacatctgttttaggcttacactCAGGGTTAGGTGCTCCTACagtcttgttaatcagctatcatttccctctggttttaggaatacattatgggtaggtttagggatagggTTAAGTCTGGATTCAGGATAAGTCagtgatgttgatccaggaacatgtctgtCTTTGTAAAATCACAGCAACTGTTCTGACAAACAATCATTGACTAATATAGATCAGAAGGTTTTTCTGTATTAAATGAAGCTTGTTGGGACCAGACATGTTTGCTTGCATTGCCACACTATGAGTGATTGTTGTATCACATGTgtgaaatgtccaagtatcgtacgaGAAGTtaaaaattatcgtatttggaagaaaattacc contains:
- the LOC113067393 gene encoding GTPase IMAP family member 8-like → METKAYLNLILLGTKGAGKSMSGNTILGRNAFLLKSRPDSTVESGTVDGFPVNVYDTTGFCDPELSEDEVFQKCESGHCVFLMVIKADRFTEEERKTVEKMEKLLGEERLNKTWILFTRGDALEDQNMTIQELLDRNRGLKTLVKKYDQRYHVFNNNKRRGASDQARLLLINILQRSLGLSALEGGRLTRVIPDRANRADAEQTPAVCLESRRIVLLGQTGVGKSAAGNTILGQKVFRSALRMKAVTTECSEAHATVSGRSVSVVDTPGFFDTEMRPGNLGMEIGRSVYLSSPGPHAFLIAFAVNMRITEQEQQIPQQIEMMFGEEVLKYSIIVFTRGDLLEEEPLETLIEENCRLRHLLQQCGGRYHVFNNRDLNNREQVDDLLQKIDSMIEQNGGEHYSNLMFEDAQRYRREEEERKLREEEEHSENTEFAQFFTKYGHHLRMSAFAVGRYELLGDVISACVVGVCHDRVHVQTNLRVMLQQINHTSVLFYTLSLVFFIYSFIHSVIIIHHIISLLFHSII